One part of the Vogesella sp. LIG4 genome encodes these proteins:
- a CDS encoding aspartate aminotransferase family protein encodes MNNSNDQFAVSDLNLDAQWMPFSANRAFKRDPRIIVGADGNYFIDDKGRRIFDSLSGLWTCGAGHNRPEIQEAVARQLGTLDYAPGFQYGHPLAFRLADKIAGVMPDGLNHVLFTGSGSECADTAVKMAKAYWRLKGQPSKTRFIGRARGYHGVNIAGTALGGIGGNRKMYGQLMDADHLPHTLQPGMAFTKGMAETGGVELANELLKLIELHDASNIAAVIVEPMSGSAGVIVPPQGYLQRLREICSQHGILLIFDEVITAFGRMGKWTGAEYFGVTPDIINTAKQVTNGAIPLGAVVASSEIYNTFMQQGTPEHMIEFTHGYTYSGHPVACAAGLATLELLQRDQLIEQSAALAPVFEEKLHGLKGARHVLDIRNCGLAGAIQLAARDGDAAIRPYEAGIKLWQAGFYVRFGGDTLQFGPTFNTTAQQLDTLFNAVGDVLNQTA; translated from the coding sequence ATGAACAACAGCAACGACCAATTTGCCGTCAGCGATCTGAATCTCGATGCACAGTGGATGCCGTTCTCGGCCAACCGCGCGTTCAAGCGTGATCCGCGCATCATCGTGGGTGCCGACGGCAACTACTTCATTGATGACAAGGGTCGTCGCATCTTCGACAGCCTGTCCGGCCTGTGGACCTGCGGCGCCGGCCACAACCGCCCGGAAATCCAGGAAGCGGTGGCACGCCAGCTCGGCACCCTGGACTACGCCCCTGGCTTCCAGTACGGCCACCCGCTGGCCTTCCGCCTGGCCGACAAGATTGCCGGCGTGATGCCGGACGGCCTGAACCATGTGCTGTTCACCGGCTCCGGCTCCGAATGTGCCGATACCGCGGTGAAGATGGCCAAGGCCTACTGGCGCCTGAAGGGCCAGCCGAGCAAGACCCGCTTCATCGGCCGCGCCCGCGGCTACCACGGCGTGAACATCGCCGGCACCGCACTGGGCGGCATCGGCGGCAACCGCAAGATGTACGGCCAGCTGATGGATGCCGACCACCTGCCGCACACCCTGCAGCCGGGCATGGCCTTCACCAAGGGCATGGCCGAGACCGGCGGCGTGGAGCTGGCCAACGAGCTGCTGAAGCTGATCGAGCTGCACGACGCCTCCAACATCGCCGCGGTGATCGTGGAGCCGATGTCCGGTTCCGCCGGCGTGATCGTGCCGCCGCAGGGCTACCTGCAGCGCCTGCGCGAGATCTGCAGCCAGCACGGCATCCTGCTGATTTTCGATGAGGTGATCACCGCCTTCGGCCGCATGGGCAAGTGGACCGGCGCCGAGTACTTCGGCGTCACTCCGGACATCATCAACACCGCCAAGCAGGTAACCAACGGCGCGATTCCGCTGGGCGCGGTGGTGGCCTCCAGCGAGATCTACAACACCTTCATGCAGCAGGGCACGCCCGAGCACATGATCGAATTCACCCACGGCTACACCTACTCCGGCCACCCGGTAGCCTGCGCCGCCGGCCTGGCCACCCTGGAGCTGCTGCAGCGCGACCAGCTGATCGAGCAGTCCGCCGCGCTGGCGCCGGTATTCGAAGAAAAGCTGCACGGTCTCAAGGGTGCCCGCCACGTGCTGGACATCCGCAACTGCGGGCTGGCCGGCGCCATACAGTTGGCCGCACGCGATGGCGACGCCGCCATCCGCCCGTACGAGGCCGGCATCAAGCTGTGGCAGGCCGGTTTCTACGTACGCTTCGGCGGCGACACGCTGCAGTTCGGGCCGACCTTCAACACCACCGCGCAGCAGCTGGATACGCTGTTTAACGCCGTGGGCGATGTGCTGAACCAGACTGCCTAA